Part of the Denticeps clupeoides chromosome 3, fDenClu1.1, whole genome shotgun sequence genome, CTCTATTGCCCCGCTGCAGAACTCATCTTCAGGTGCTTGTGAAATGAATGATTGCTGCGGATCACCGGTAATGGATCGGTCAGGAGCGGTTTCTCCCCGTACGTTGCAAGCTGTCACCAGGATGGAGGCAACAGATTGGTAAATTTCACCTCATTTCATCCACCATGGCCACCCTGCCGAAAGATAACTTCAGCGCGGTCTCTCTCCGCGAGAACTGCTCGAACTGCAGCGTGCCGGTGTCGCCGGGGGTCGACCCCTCAAAAGTTGTGCTCTTAGGCCTGGTCCTGGTGGTCTTTGTGGTTTTTGGGGTGCTGGGCAACGTCCTGGTCATCCTGTCTGTGGTGTGCCATCGTCACCTACACTCCGTTACCCACTACCTGGTGGCGAACCTGGCCGCCGCCGACCTGCTGCTCAGTTTGGCGGTGGTGCCCTTCTCGGCCGCCTCGGAGGCGCTGGGACGCTGGGTGTTTGGACGGACGCTGTGCAGCACCTGGGCCACTCTGGATGTCCTCTGCTGCACGGCCTCCATACTCAGCCTGTGCGTGATCTCGGTGGACCGCTACCTGGCGGTCCGGTACCCGCTGCGCTACCCCTACCTGGCCACCAGGCGGCGGGGGGTGTCCGCCGTGGTGGCCATCTGGGTCCTGTCGGCGGCCATCTGCGTGGGTCCTCTGTTCGGCTGGAGGGAGCCCATGCCGGAGGACGAGGCCATATGCGGGGTGAACGAGGACCCGAGCTACGCGCTGTTCTCCGCGCTGGGGTCCTTCTACGTGCCGCTGGCCGTCATCCTGGCCATGTACTGCCAGGTGTATGTGGTGGCGCGCCGCGAGACCAGGAGTCTCATCCAGGGCCAGAAGAGGGACGGCCTGGATGCAGAAGCTGTGACGCTCCGCATCCACCGTGGGAACACCAGGAGCAGCTCCACGGAGGAGCAGGACGGGAGGCGGGGTCACTTCACCCTCCGTCTGCTGAAGTTCTCCCGGGAGAAGAAAGCAGCCAAGACCCTGGGCATGGTGGTGGGCTGCTTCGTCCTCTGCTGGTTGCCTTTCTTCTTAGTGCTGCCTATAGGTGagtccatttccatttacagcatttaccagacgcccttatccagagcgacttacaatcagtagttacagggacagtccccctggaacaactcagggttaagtgtcttgctcagggacacaatggtagtaagtgggatttgaacctgggtcttctggttcacaggcgagtgtcttaaccactagggtactaccaccctccattacaattacaattaaacaaCGTCTAAATACTCTTATTAAATTTGAAATCTATTACTTAGCTTAGCATCAGGACTTGTTGGACTGGTGTTTGAACTTTGGTCTTGTCATTTGTTGATAACCAAGGTCATCGACCGCCGAGCCGCGGCTGCTTACTGTATAAACGAAGCCTAATCCAAAAATGAATCTACACGTTACCGGAGAGAGTTCAGTCAGTAACCCGCTAAATAAAGAATGACGAAAGGAActaattcatcttttttttttttatagtttattaGGCGAGAATGAGCACAAACATTTTCCTATCCGTTCTGTCCTCCATGAGTTCTTTGTTTTTAGTTGACGGGGAAATTCTCTCTGTTTTTCATCTCAGGCCTACTGAGCTGTGAAATACAAATTTGATGCTCGCTCAGTGTAAAAGTGATTTAGCAAGATTGCATCTAGTTTAAGGGACTCTTCTGTCTGAAGGGGGCGGGGCAAGGTGGGAAACACAAACCCAATTTTCCGCTTGTTTGAACACCTCCTCGGCTGCGCGGGACCTTAAACCAAACCAGCAACCAATCAATAAGCAAATACGCGAGAGCCAGGCGAGGCTGACCCAGACAACACAGCTCAGCCTGCTGTTGGGGATTTTGTGCATTGAGGAGAATATTGTGTTTAGTCATTCCTGAATATCATATCCCACTGTTGGGATGTTGTGAGATAAACTCATGTAAAGGTCACCTCATTTAGTGGCCGCCATCAGTCACTGGATGTCAATAATTCAATCATTCAATTCGAAGGACTTATTCAATTCATGAGAGGAATCATCAGTCAGTGCAGAAAAGTGATGTGTACGTCATGCTGAGCAAAGTTAATGAGTGGCAATAACTATTACAGGAGTGAAGGGCACACACTTTTTTATTCAGTAGTGTTTTATGTCTGTAAAAGGGTATACTCACCTGTTTTCAAGCATTAATAATGCACAAAATGCATTATTCAGCTCTTCTCATGCAGTATACTAACTTCAAAATTCAGGTGGGTTATACCATTGTCGTGTCAATTGCAGTTATCGTGAAAATTGTCCAATTTAAAGCTTGTAAATTCACAGGTGATAACTGGATTACAGTATAAATTCTACCgaacatgctttttaaaatgttatttcagtAAATGGCATTTGCAAAATTTTATAGTGAGCCAACGGTCTCACTTAAAAGGTACAATTTTGTTGGTGCAGGtgcaaaatgtattcatttaaaacatataaaagatAGAAGAGAGCAAAAACTCTTTAGATTTTATGGCAAAGGCCGACGTGGAATGCATGCAAACCAACCTGCAGCAGCCTGCTCAACCTATCAAAATTCTCAGAATAATGAAGACAGTTATGAAGACATATAAACATAGTGCTTTGATGATATTTATGGtgcatttcatttgaataatcTAGAACTGATGAATTTTCAAGGCAAATGAAAAGCATTACTGAAATTTGCATACTAACCAGATAGCAGAATTTCGCCACTGTGTGCCTCAAGTGGTAGTGAGTTCCTGTAGCATCAAACTTGTCCTCAATCTTGCCTTAGAAGAGCAGAATTGGAGTATTCTGACATCCCTTTTCTGGCAGTCATGGTGAGGTGGCGGTCTACACCTTTTAGTTTCGGTTGATGCTGTCCTACCAACAAATCTTCAGTCTTTACAAGAAATGTACCAACCATGTACCAAAGACAATCTGTAGCAGAAGGACAGCTCTGAACTTGATTGCACTGCTGAGCCTTTTCAAAAGATGCATTAACTAAAGTCCACAGATTCCTAACAAGATTCTCTTTAGGTCCAGTGTCCTTCTTGAGCAGAAGATTAGAAAACATTGTAGGGCTGAATGTGATGAggttaagtaaaaaaaacaacaagaaaggAGAGTTCACAAAGATGTCATTAACATTTCAGATCAATACAACATGTCTGTCTCCCATACTGAGCAGCAATATCGAACGTGCCTGAGGTCAAACGGTAGTTAAATGGACAGCAAACCTTGAGCTGATAGCATGGTTCTCCATGAACACTGTTGAAAAATGGCCTGATAAGGGATGTTGAAGAccacattttttgttgttgtggaaTGAATATCGCAACTGGATATCACTGACATTGAAATTCATTCAAAAATAAGCCATTTTCTGGCatggtgttttgtgtgtttctgactATGTCTTGTcaatttcccttttttcctgaTGTCCCAGGAAAACTGAATACTTTTATACTGAATATAGGTGCATATTGCAACTGCAAAACAGGAAGAATGATTTGGAATTGAAAGAACATGGAAATTCACAAAGGGTCCATGATTGTTTAACTCTAAAACATGCATGTCCTTGTGTTCCTCCGCAGGGTCCATATTCCCATCATACAGGCCATCGGAAGCGGTCTTTAAGGTGACCTTCTGGCTTGGCTACTTCAACAGCTGCCTCAACCCGATCATTTACCCCTGCTTCAGCCAGGAGTTCAAGAAGGCCTTCCAGAACGTCCTCCGATGCCAGTGTTTGAGACGGACAACCAGACCGTCCAAGTTTCCTGGAGGTCCAAACCCAGGTCCTTTACCCTTGcttaccccccaccccccagtgtCCTCTAGTTCCTCTACTTCGCTTCAATATCCTTCAGTGCCGGTTCCTCCATCTCACAGCCATGCGGCCGAGCACCGCAGCAAGAACCTGCTGAAGGTCTGCTGTTTCAGGGCCAATCCCAGACCTCACACATGTACCAGCTTGGTACAGGGCAAGACTCTGAGACTGTCCCTGGGGACCAAGGCAGGCCAGGCTGTGTGACAAGTTTTCCTACAAGACATTCCTTCCCCTAGGAAAATGTTATCTGGAATCCCATTTTCCTCCATCACCATTTCCACTGACTGTTACAGGAGGAGTCCAGTTTTTGCCCTGTGgatttaattgaaataaatgctGATCCACTGAGCTGGACAATAGCCTGAGCCCGAAATATTTCCTGGTTATGAGGGTTATGGTTATGAGGCCATGCACAAAATCAATCATATTGTATGAAGCGATGCAGGGATCATTGTTCCTGTGGGAACTGGAGCCTTTAAAAGAAGCACATATTGAAAATGGAAATTTCAGGACATTTAATGAGATTGCCTACCTGAAGCAAGTGGCTGCTGTGATCGTGGACGTGTCAGTCTGCTGCCAGAGGGGGGGCTGAGCAGGAATCCTCATTATCTGGTTTCAGTTGATGAGAGAATTTAATGAATGAGTTAGGGTAGATTCAGCTTAGGTAGATTCCAAGTAATGACATCTCAGGTATTCAGTCATTTCTACTTTTGACGATGTTAAGATGTTACGCccctttttgttctttatttttgtccATGTTGCTATAGTTTTTTGGACTATTCTGCTTTCAAAAGTCcccaattatgtttttttttcttttatatacagtaggtcttagtggtcccctaatactgtatctgaagtctctttccgaaattcagccgtggtgcagagtTACAGCAAGAATTATAGCCAGCCACAAAAGgaaatttccccaggacacgttgtttcattttctgtagctttaaatgcaaatgaggataGAGGGGCAGGACatggaggagagcggcctatagaagttgagtcTGCAATGCATCCAatcaactgcaatgcttcacacgttttcaaGGCATGACGGTCGGTAGAGTAACTTTTTTATGGACTGAGCCCTCAGGGATCAGTACTCAGCCattttttctctatacacaATTTCACAATATCCTCACTATGCTGaagacacacaactcatcttctctttccctccctcagatgtacagggtgggccttttatatggatacaccttaataaaatgggaatggttggtgacattaacgtcctgtttgtggtacattagtatatgtgagggggcaaacttttcaagatgggtggtgaccatagtggccattggatccaacttttgttttttcaataggaagaaaaaaatctaatttattggTAATTATTTATTGGTAAACaattggttttaacgtaactttattctttcatgagttatttacaagtttctgaccacttataaaatgtgttcaatgtcaccaaccattcccattttattaaggtgtatccatataaatggcccaccctgtacatgccGCTTCCAATATCTATGCATGCATAATCTCTGTATTTTGGATGGCAACCcgtcatctaaaactcaatcccaccaaaacagaactaacagctctctccttctacaactgcaCCCAACCTTGATGTAACTACAGacattccttctctacaatatcagacggacccgcccttatctgtcaacataggccacccagatacttgttcagtcactagtaatctcatgactggattactctTAACTCCCTTCttgcaggtctacctctgaatgccatccgacctctacaactaatacagatgGTGGCAGCACGACTGGTTTTCAAATTTTCCCACACATCCCCACTGCTTCGCTCCCTCCATCCGCACGGACTTTCCGACCCTCCAGTTCTGCTCACCTGGtttctatatgtatataatggcaagccaaacaggaaataaataatatatatattgacagggaactgaatatatggaatgaaagtctgtgcagcctgaatctaaacgttgcatggtgcgctgggatcgggcagcgctggtatatcagatttaaaatgttaaagttagtttgccctgtaattcctccctgtttacttacctcTGTTTCCGTATTAAAAGACGGAGGTTTTatgtaggaatggcggtgggaagctcgcctgatatggaaatatagaaaaatctcttcatcagtagtcctatgctgaatgttggtagaattattagcggtgttactgcatgacgtcagatttcattccatatattcagactttcattccatatattcaggtttcattccatatattcgggtttcatttcatatattcagactttcattccatatattcagttccctgtcaatatatatattttttatttcctgtttggcttgccttttatatatatatatattccactgcaggaccatagacaggttagGTAGTAAgtagtaataatgttaaataatctcacaaagtaaaaatttcataatagggtCCCTTTAAAGAAGGCATGCACAATCAATAGTGGGCTTCTTAGTGACTGGACACCCATTTGTTGGGTCACATCTTGTAACTATTTCAGGTCCACATCTACATTTAGTCAAATATGCCTATAGGCAATTGGATATTGTTGATTTATATTGTGGATACTGATTTTGATGCTGAATCTTCTGAAATGTCTAAACCCAAGAAATAAGTTTTCTGATGAGGGTGTTAAGACACTACATCCAATATGTTTTTTTAGACCATACTGACACAAATTCCAAATTCACAGGACAAATAACCGAATTCCAGGGTGATCCCAGAAGAACCTCCTCTGTTGGAGCAGCATGGAGGTCCAACATATCTTTAAAGAGGCATTTTGTCAAGCAGATACTGCCACCTTGTGCTCGGTGACTATAATTACTccttttgtgtgtctctcttggTCAAGTTATGTGTTTGTTGCTAATTAGCACTTTATACATTATACTGTGAATTTATGAATAtgtgaaaacaaaacaatgcactGACTGGAATTTAGCATGAGttgtgatgattttttttctgaaaaaaaaaagatccaacATGCTACAACATACTGTCCTGCCCCACAGCTCTGTATTGCATGTGAGTCCTGATGTGGTGCCATGCAACATGAAACTGCATGTAAACTCACACTATCACACTAGTGTTGTGTGGAAATATGAGAATATTGTCCAGTTGTGTATCACCAGAGTGAAAGGGCGAACTCTAAGATGGCAAAGAGTCTAAATGAAAATCATACTTGCAAATGTTGTCCaaggtgaaataaatatttctaaatattgTGTTGGAATGTATGCACTGGGAATTGGTTTAATCGAAAGGTGAGTACTGGTGTTCATTTCCTCTGTCAGTGTTATTATGTAGAAACTAATGGGAATATATTTGTACGCTGGGATTTCTGTTGTGGGCTGCGCAGTGGCAGAGGTCAAGAAGGAAAAGTCTTGCACTTCCCCTTTAATTGGCTAATTGTTCTTCAGTTAAAGGCACAGAGAGGAAAAGTCGTTGTCTCGTTGTCGTTTTATTGGAATCATCGTTACATCACCATCCATGGAATCTGAGGCTCGTCAGACAGGCCAAGCCGTCTGAAAGCCCAGCCTAAGCAACATCATCCACCATCACACAGCTTCATTTctacaggcagagagagaggggcggggGAGAGTGTGGGATAGACAGCAGTAGCAACCTCAAACAAAAGAAAGGCCTTTTAATCAATCTGCACATTTCTCACATTACAGACTAGCGACGCAGACAACATCCAAGCTGGCAGGGTGGAGAGGAGACGGCGTGTGTTTGagtgttctgtctgtgtgtgtgtgtgtgtgtgtggctggaaaacgttattattttttacaacatCTATGAAACGTCGAAATGGCTGCTGTGCCAGCTTCATAGTTGGAATGTTAACTATGAACATGACCAGAGCGTGTAAGGATATATTagctgtctgtgtgcgtgtgtgtgttgacagctGGACGGTGAGGTCCGGAGTAATGCTTAAGGCATGCCCATTCGTCTTGGGCACATAGGACGGCTTTTGGTAACCCCTGTCAAAGGGCTCATGGGTAACTGCAGACACGGGAATCCAGAACGAGGCGTCCACACCCTCACCGAGCCCCAGTTCCCAGGTGGTCAGCTCTCTGCCCAAAAAGAAGCATATTTAGTCCGTCCAACAAGCATTTAGACCCAACAATGGAAATGCAAAATCCACTGGGGGGGGAAACGTGCTTTTAAAGTTGTTAAGCATGACCCCCTGGCTACAGATGTGCACAGTTTTAATACAACAGGTCTTCTActgatactgttttttttttaatagcaccAAGTCCAGTTGCTATGGGCAACGAGGGTGATCTGACAATTGTTGCCGAGACAATTAAAAGAGAAAGGCAAAGGGTTGACTAGTGGTCCTAGTAGCCATGGCAACATGAGCAACAATGGAAGGGCCTGCGAGAAAGGAGGTGCAGGGGGAGGCCGGAAAACGAAAgcagagagggggagaaaagagTGCTGGGGTGTTGCGCGGAGCAATACTTGCAGTCTCGTGAGGATTTTGGAATTTCCTGCTGCCAAAGTGTATCTGTAGTGAAGCAGCCAACCCCTCCCTTTccaaaagagaagagaagaatggagggaggtggggggtgggggaagAGTCAtaaaccctgcatcaccctctGTTAAAAGGATGCGCATTCCTACATCAGATGAGCACAACGTCCTGTCTCATAACCACAGctcaataataacaacaaccataatcataaaaaaaagtgcaaaatgtgAGGAGGCAAGGGCAGACTAAAGTGAGGAACTAATCAGGAACTAATCGTGACCAAAACTTTCTCAAGACTGGCAGTAGCACCTCGCAGAAGTACAGTGTGCAATACGAACCACTCAAAAACagacaatgcattttttttttctttttttgtgtgtgtgtgtgtgtacacgcgcGTGAATCTGCAGCGAACCCCACATAAGGCAGGCCGAGATCTCAGCGAAGCACGAGGGcgtgagggaaaaaaacagctgcAGGACGGTGCGGCTAAAATGAAGCAGACCGTGCGTCGCACCTCGCCGGAAACCTTAATGCACGTTTCAGTATAATCAAGCGATGGTAATACTCACTCAAGGTCATGCTGTGCTACCGAGACTGGTGTGCTGCACTCACAGCCAGAAGGTCAGAGGTCGATTTCATTAGGTCAGCACAGCAAATCTCTTGATTTAGCACCAAAATTTCCCCTTTAAATTTTATTCATGGAAAATGGGACAATACGTatcatatatttaaacattGCGCAGTTTCATCTCGGATtcagctgttcctaagcaacagaGTTCAGGCAACAGTTGGTCACGTGATGTTGTGACCATAAAACAACAAAGTAGGGTGGAATGATATTTAGAGAGATGCGTCAGAGCGACATTTTGGTGAGGTACTATCACTCCCAGCAGTCCTCTCGCCCAATCAAAATGCCCAGTTGGCCCAAACTGTGGTACAAGGAGAATTTGACAAGGAGAGGCACACACAATTGTTCAAAACTATCATGGCACATGAGTGATAAAACTGCATTCTAGTTCAAAGCCGTAGCCCTTGGGGAGCTCGATAGTGAACACTACACTAAGAATAATTAATGCTCAACAACACATAGTAGCTCTTTTAAAAAACTGGCACCTTTGTATCGGTTTAACACTATTCATCCAAACAACCCTCCCCGAAATGTGTTAGaacaacatatatataaattctcATCAAACATCAGTACACCTTCATGTTCTAAATATGTAAACTAGGAGAggccatggaaaaaaaaatatacaacattCACTCGCTCTCAATGCAGAAGATGCAACAAATTGTACATTCGTTAAAAGAGGGAGCAAGTGGCGTAGGAATAATATATTATTCTCTTGCATAATGAAAAGTACACTGGGATGGCCCTAACGGCTGGGACGGGTAGCGGCACAaatccctttcttcttctttcccctCTCATCTCGCTCAATCTAGGCCAAAGGGCGTTAGATGACTCTGCAGTTGTCTTTCTAGTTGTAATTCACACAAAGCCAAGGCCACCAACTGCTTTCTGGCTAGCAACTCCTGGATGCCAACACTTGATGCCAAGGCGAAGGCTAAAACCGAATGCTGCCTTTTCAGAGCCTTCCTGCCTTCCCAGCAAAATCTAAAGCTTTTCAATATAATATGCAGTTCATTAATATCATTTTTATGGGCCTTTAAGTATTTAAGGTGATTGTACATTGAATGGGTTGGTTAACTGCAGTGTCCTTGTTTTCCCATGAGTATTACAGAGCAATAAAGCTTTTATTACAGATTATTGGCATTGAGGAAGTGGAGCACTGACAGTTCCAGCCAACTATGAAATTTGTCAAATGTTTCAACAATTGTCCAATgtgttattttacttttttgtaaAACGAGGGACAAAAAATGCATCACGGGCTTTGCTCCTTTTGATTagttaaataacaaaaatggtaaaaaaaaaaaaaaaaatgctcagtcTAGTCTCGCTTGACTCcttcatgtaaaaaaatgttaaataaaaaaataactcgATACATGGCAAATAGAAATTACAGTATAAAACGTGAAATCATACAGTCAGAAGTACTCAGACATGGAGTGTTGAATTtgatctttcttttcttcttcacgCGAGGCAATACATTAGTTAAGATGTCTCCTGTGGGTAGGGTCGTTGGGGTCAGGGCAAAATTAGGGAAAGAGGTGGGGGAAACGAGGGAGCGGAGAACTGGTAGGAGGTGGATCTTGAGGAACACCCTCCTAGCTGCCATCCCCCTCTCCAGTCCCCTTTTCTCCTGTTACGGGACGGAACGGTGTTTAGCCCAGACTAGTGATGTTGGCCCTTCCACCAGGGGGTGCCACGATACGCTGGGTGTTACGCCGTGGGATGTTGTCATCGACTTGAGCACCTGTATGAGATGAAAGAGACATGTTCACTACTGCTACAACAGTTATAAAGTACTTAGTCTGCTACCTATATGGTAGATTAGCTGTAagtagaacatttacatttacagcattaatcagacacccttatttagagcgacttacaatcagtagttacagggacagtccccccctggagcaacttagggttaagtaagtgggatttgaacctgggtcttctggttcattggcgagtgtgttacccactaggctactaccaccactagaaCAGTGTAGAATTATGTAGAACAAGATCTCCAATGTGGTGAAACAGCTTCCATGAGTAAATTCACTTTGGAGtctaaaaaaaacctttctcaACCTCTTTCTTTAGGACATTGTCTATAAGGAGATCATCTGCATGCTTACATGGAGCGATTCTACTGTGGTGGGATGAGATTTTAAGACCTTTTAATAATTACTGAGACTTACCCGAGAggctgaagccagactggtgcAGGTTGCGAACCGGCTGGGGCACCTGTTTGGCAGGAGAGGTCTTCGTAGAAGAGGCAGGGGTCATCGCCTTGGGTGTGACTGACACCTCACACACCGGCCCGTCGTAGAGACCTCTCGGAACTCCTCGCATCTCAGCCAGCTGTGATACAGAGAAGACAGAACATCTGTATCCATACAGCAAATGACAGCAATTACGCAGAGCCGATTATGTTATAAATAAAGTCATTCAGAATGATcctttatcattttaatttggaTAACATTTTTTCGGTGAATTCTAAGATTTTGTTGGAGTGCAGGACATTATGTGTACTTCACTGTGGGAGATCTTTCCAGAACGTGGATGGATGTTGCCTCACCCTGCTGCGAGCCTTAATCCTCTTGTAAACGTAGTCGGGGAAGGGCTTACGCGGCACATAGCGGCCAGAGCCCTCAGTAGTGTGCAGGTTCCCATCCTCCAGCACGATCTTCCCCTGGCTGATGACCACCAGAGGAGCGCCACGCACCTCTATTCCCTCAAAGATGTTATACTCCACTGCCTGGAGTGGAGAAGAACCAGAACtgtatttcacatttacatttatggcatttatcagacgccctcatccagagcgacttacaaccagtagttgcagggacagtccctgtaagtgtcttgctcagggacacaatggtagcaagtagGATTTGTAGTcccctggttcataggcactGTTCCAAAGTGAGGCACTCGTGTTCCAATGTAGATTGTAAAAAGCGcagtatgaataaaaatgaattaatgtcAATGTGGAAGTGAAGTCACTATCAAATTTCAAATGCTACAAAGGATGTAGTGTATATAGGGTTTACAGGGTGTGTGCACTGCAGGCAGTGTGACCAGACTGCTAAATAATGATGGCAATGATGTCATTGCAAACCAGTAAGTCTAAAATCAATGTGAGGTCATCCAGTCTGAGGACCTCCCTCAAAATGACCCCCCATTACATTAGTGAACAAGAGGTCTGTAtaccaaatggaaaaaaagcagCTATGAGATGGAGAAACAGCCAAGTCAATCcacccatacacacaattaaacacacacagagtgtgcaCTTACGgaatgtgaatgtgaagttgcatatatatatataaaacaagccTAGATGTCCTTAAGCCTAAAACTGTACCCCTAAACTTAACTTCAGTGAGCAAAGGTAAATATTGTGGCACTTCTAGTTTATCTTTCATCTCCAGTTGGATGTAAATATAAGCCCACACAGTATAATGCAGGCTAACACTCAGCAAGGATGAGATACAGCTCTGGCATTTACATGATGACATCACCACCGACCCACACCCCTGCTCTGGCGAGCTCAACCTCTCATCTGCGGTAAGGGTTTGAACATGGAAACAGAAAGCGTCCACAGGCCTCCTCAGAAGGTCTATAATCGCAGTGCTGGGGAGTTTTAACTGTTTGCCCGCAGGCTCGCGTCTCACCGAGTTGTGGCTCTTGGCTGAGATGATCTTGGTGACGTCGGGATCCCATAAGACCAGGTCGGCATCCGAGCCCACGGCTATGCGGCCCTTGCGGGGGTACAGGTTGAAGATCTTGGCAGCATTGGTGCTGGTCACAGCCACAAACTGGTTTTCATCCATCTTACCAGTCACCTTATGACCAGGAGGTTATTCAGTACATGTTTGTTAGGAATTTTTCAACATGTCTTATGTGGCCATTAAGAGCCCTTATTATATGTCTTATATGCTCCTTACCACACACTTATCCCAAATGAGGGACATCCTCTCTTCAGCTCCATTGGTGCCCTCAGGGATTAGGGTGAAGTCATCCTTGCCAACGGCACGCTGGGCAGTGTTGAATGTGCAGTGGGCACTGCCAGTCACCTGCAGGTCACCACTATACCAAAAATTGttctattattaaaaaaactacaaatttGGACAGATAAACGATTACAGTTATTAGTAATCTACACATTATACAACCAGATAAGTTCTGGAGTGTGGA contains:
- the adra1ab gene encoding alpha-1A adrenergic receptor; this translates as MATLPKDNFSAVSLRENCSNCSVPVSPGVDPSKVVLLGLVLVVFVVFGVLGNVLVILSVVCHRHLHSVTHYLVANLAAADLLLSLAVVPFSAASEALGRWVFGRTLCSTWATLDVLCCTASILSLCVISVDRYLAVRYPLRYPYLATRRRGVSAVVAIWVLSAAICVGPLFGWREPMPEDEAICGVNEDPSYALFSALGSFYVPLAVILAMYCQVYVVARRETRSLIQGQKRDGLDAEAVTLRIHRGNTRSSSTEEQDGRRGHFTLRLLKFSREKKAAKTLGMVVGCFVLCWLPFFLVLPIGSIFPSYRPSEAVFKVTFWLGYFNSCLNPIIYPCFSQEFKKAFQNVLRCQCLRRTTRPSKFPGGPNPGPLPLLTPHPPVSSSSSTSLQYPSVPVPPSHSHAAEHRSKNLLKVCCFRANPRPHTCTSLVQGKTLRLSLGTKAGQAV